CAAATAAGGCAAAAATGACAAAAGAGATAAATAGTCCTCGGTAAACTGCGGCTTTTAGAGCAGTACCCACTACAGCAGTAAGAGAGGCATTGTATTTTTTAATCTCAAAGAGCTCGCTGGTAAATGATTTTACGGCCTGTATAGCCTGGAGTGTTTCTTCTACAATGATATTGGTATCTGCAAGTTGATCCTGTGTGGTTTTTGACAATTTTCGGATCTTTTTGCCAAACAGCACAGCCAGTATGACTAGTACGGGAAAGGTAGCTAGCATGAAAGCAGTAAGTTGAGGAGCCATAAAACTTATGACAACAACGCCAATAAGCAGGGTAGCCATTTGCCTTAATAACTCAGCCAATGTGGTGGAAAAAGTACTTTGTAACAAAGATACATCAGAGGTTATGCGACTGATTAGTTCGCCAGTACGATGTTGGTCATAGAAAGTCATGGGTAAAGACATAAGCTTACTGTAAAGAGCAAGACGAACGTCTGCCATAGATTTTTCATTAACCTGAGCAAAAAAGTAAACCCTTACAAACGAGAATATGCTTTGTATAAAAAAGACAGCGAGCAAAATCAGAGCTATGGTATTTATACTCTCACTAATCCAGGAACTATTTCCAGAAGCTACATCTATTAGTTCGCCCGAAGCAAGAGGAAAAGTAAGTAAAGAGAGACTTGAGAATACAAGGCTTAAAATACCAACGATAAACTGCCACTTATAAGGAATAATAAATTTGTAAATACCTAATAAGGATTGAAAGCTTCTTTTATTCAGCTTAACTTTTTTTTCGGAAGAGTAGGCTGTTTTATTAGCCGTATTGTTATCTGTCATAGACTTAAGTCAAATATTAGGAATATCAACAAAAAGTAAATACTCATAGCTTATAGTTGGAGTACAGACTCACACATGATCAAACTAAAGAAATTGTAAGCTAAACTGTATATTTGTTAGACTTATTAAACAAGGAAATATTTTATTATGGTGTTTGTTACGGGGGCCACTGGTTTAATTGGCAGTTTTATATGCAGAAAATTATTAACGCAGGGATATAAAGTAAAAGCTTTAAAAAGAAAGAACTCCGATCTGCAATTGGTAAAAGAAATTGAAAAACAGATAGAATGGGTAGAAGGAGATTTGTTAAATGTTAGCGAGCTACACGAATATCTGGAAGAGGCGGAAGAAGTTATCCATTGTGCTGCCATGGTATCTTACGATAGTAAGCATGAGGAGCTGATGAAGCGTGTGAATGTTGACAGTACAGCTAATCTGGTAAACGCATCTTTACAGCGTGGAATAAAAAGGTTTGTACACATTAGCTCTGTTGCTTCTATAGGTAAAGATAAGCTATCGCCTATTAGTACAGAAGAAACCCAGTGGACCGAAGGAGACAAACATACCTCCTATGCCAGAAGTAAACATCAGGCTGAGCTAGAAGTATGGAGAGGGTGGGCAGAGGGTTTAAATACTGTGGTTCTTAACCCCTCACTAGTTTTAGGGCCGGGAGATTGGGACAAAAGCAGTACTCAGGTTTTTAAGTATATCTGGGAAGAAAACAGATTCTATACAAATGGTATGGTTAATTATGTAGATGTTAGAGATGTAGCCAAGGCGGCAGTACAGTTACTTTCTTCACCGCTAAAAGGGGAACGTTTTATCGTAAGCGCTGGTAGTACAACTTACAAAGAACTGTTTGATGCCATCGCAGATAAATTTGAAAAAAGGCCTCCAAACGTCAAAGTTAAAGGACTCATGATCAAATTGGCTATCATGCTGGATAAGGTTCGGACTAAATTAACAGGTAATGTTCCTATTGTAACAGACGAATTAGAGCAAGTCTCAAAGAATCAACATACGTATGATAATTCTAAAATCAAACAGGTATTAAACTTTAAATTTAGAGATTTTGAAGATACCCTTCACTGGTGTTGCCAGCAGTTGCAATCCTAAAAATACCGCGTTCTTTGCCGGTTTTAAAGAACTATTGAACTGTTGGTGATGGTTGAAGTATTATATATATTTAGAGCGGATCAACTGAAAGAAGAAGTCTTGCAGGTGATTATTTTTCAGTAACAACATGAATGTCAAGATGTATGGGAGAAAACTATAAAAGAAGAGAGGACGGCGATCAACTGGCAGCGTGGTTCGAGGAGCAAAAGCAAAACAATGCCACGCAGTTTTTTGACTTGAATGTTTACATTGACCTTATTGAACATTATGTCCAGGAGGATGATAATATAAAAGCTTTAGAAGTATGTCGTATGGGTATTGAACAGTATCCATATTCTTCTGAATTGTTAACGCAAACAGCCCAAGTACACAGCAATCTGGAGGACTATGACAAAGCGCTGGATGCTTTGGATAAAGCCTCTAACCTTCAGCCAAATGACCCGGAAATACTAATGCTAAGAGGCAACATACTTACCTATTCGGGCAGACATCAGGATGCTATTCATGAATTTGAACACCTTCTTAGTTTTAGCGCGGAGAAAGATGAAATCTACTATAACATGGGGCTGGCCTACCAGAACATTGCTGAATATGGTAAAGCCATCAACTGTTATAAAAACGCTATAGAACAGAATATTCATCATGAGGATGCTATGTATGAACTGGCTTTCTGCCTGGATATGACCGGCGAACTGGAAGATAGCCTGGGGTACTATGAGCGTTTTATCAATGAAGACCCATTCTCGCAGCATGCCTGGTATAATATGGGAATCGTTTACAATAAGCTGAATGAATATGGGAAGGCCGTGCAGGCGTATGAGTACGCTATTGCAATAGACGATCAGTTTTCTTCTGCTTACTTTAATTTGGGCAATGCGCTGATGAACCTTAAAGAATATCAGAGAGCAGTAGATGCCTATGTACAAACTTATAAAATAGAAGGACCAAGCCCAGAGACTTACTGCTACCTGGGCGGTGCTTATGAGAAGCTTGAGCAGTACGATAAAGCAATTAAATATTATCAGAAAGCAAGCGGGTTGGACGAAATGTACGATGAGGCCTGGTTTGGCATTGGAGTTTCGCTAAGCAAGCAGCAGAAATGGCTGGAAGCTGTACACTTTCTTAACAAAGCAATTAAAATAAATGGCGATAACGCTAAGTACTGGCAAACTCTCGCTGAAGCGGAGTATCAGGTAGGTAACATGGTTTCTTGCCTGGATGCCTATCAGGAAGCGAGCCTAATAGACCCTGAAAGTGCTCAGGTATGGCTAGACTGGTCTTATGTATATTATGAGCAGGGCGACTATGAAAAGGCGCTGGAGCTGATGATGGACGGTTTAGATGAAGTACCAGAGGAGGTAGATTTGTATTATTATGCAGCTGCCTACCTTATTTGTGCGGGTAAATTTCGCGAAGCATTTAATTTTCTGGAAAATGCTTTAACTTTGGATTTTGACAGACACGAGATTCTGTATGAGTTTTTTCCAAAGTTAGAAACTCAAAAAGCATTGTTTAAAATTATAGATCAGTACAGAAAATAAATCTTTTTTGATGAATTACACGCTAAGTCAGGTGCCTGAGCGTACACAAAAGCCTAGGGTATACGGCTATACGATGGCGATGGATAAAGGGCTAAGCCTAAGAGAAGTTGAGGATTTTATAAGTGTAGCCGGTGGTTATGTTGATATTGTTAAGCTTGGGTGGGCTACCTCTTTTGTGACCCCTAATCTACAAGATAAGATAGAGCTTTACCACAGTGCTAATATACCTGTCTATTTCGGAGGCACATTATTTGAGGCCTTTGTAATCAGAAATCAGTTTGAAGACTACCGCAAAATTTTAGACAAATACGGTATGTCATTTGCCGAAGTATCCGATGGCTCAATAGATATGAAGCACGATCAAAAGTGTGAGTATATCAGTAAACTGGCAGAACAGGTTACAGTACTTTCAGAGGTAGGTTCTAAAGATGCGGCTAAAATAATGCCCCCTTACAAATGGATAGAACTGATGCAGGCCGAACTTGACGCCGGCGCGTGGAAGGTAATAGGCGAAGCCCGAGAAGGCGGCAATGTAGGGCTTTTTCGCTCTAGCGGCGAAGTACGATCTGGCCTGGTAGAAGAAATACTTACCAAAATTCCTTTTGAAAGTATCATTTGGGAAGCTCCTCAGAAAGAACAACAGGTGTGGTTTATCAAACTCCTGGGAGCTAATGTAAATCTGGGAAATATAGCTCCAAATGAAGTAATACCTTTAGAAACCATTCGCTTAGGGCTTAGAGGCGATACCTTTAATCATTTTCTGAATCAGAAATAAACATATATGCTCCTGCGTACTTAGCGTAGGAGTATGTATTCATCTCATGCCCTAATAGCCATGCAAAAATTTAGAAATTACATACAACTTTTTTTCAAAGGTGTAGCGATGGGAGGGGCCGATGTAGTGCCCGGTGTTTCAGGAGGTACAATCGCTTTTATAACTGGCATCTATGGCACATTACTAGATGCTATCAAGTCATTTAACCTTGAAGCCGTTCAGTTACTGATTAAGTTCAAGTTTAAAGATTTTTGGAAGCACATTAATGGCAATTTCTTAATAACGCTATTCGCGGGCATTGCCCTAAGCATTATCACTCTGGCTAAACTCATTCATCTTTTTCTGGAAGAGTACCCTATACAGTTGTGGTCGTTCTTCTTTGGCTTAGTAATTATTGCGGCGATATCTGTATCTCGTGAAATTGGCAAATGGAGTGTTGGGGCTATTATTGCTGGTATAATGGGTATAGGCATTGCTTATTTTATAACATTGGCCACCCCGGCAGAAACTCCCACTGCTAGCTGGTTTATCTTTCTCTCCGGGGCAGTAGCCATTTGTGCTATGATTCTACCCGGTATTTCTGGAAGTTTCATTCTGCTCATACTCGGAAAGTATGCCTACATATTAGAGGCTGTTAACGAAAGAGATTTTGGCGTCATAGCTTTATTTGGATTAGGCTGTATAGTGGGCATTTTGAGCTTCGCAAGAGTTATTTCCTGGTTGCTACACAAGTTTCATGATGTGGCAGTCGCTCTTCTTGCAGGCTTTATGATTGGCTCACTCAATAAGATATGGCCCTGGAAAGAAGTAATGCAGACTCGTATCAATAGCAAAGGAGAAGAAGTTCCTTTTATCACAAAAAACATATGGCCCACAGAGTATTTGGAAGCTACCGGCTTGGAGCCTCACATTTGGCAGGCTGCGGTATTTATGCTGCTGGGCATTGGCATTGTAGTCTTTTTAGAACAATTTGCGACTCGCAGAAGTCGTAAGATTACTTCTGCATCATAAACAAGATAAAACTACCTTTTTAAACAATGGATAAAGTTACCGACGAAGCATCAAAGCAAGAACACAGAGATAAAATTCAACAGGTCTTTACCGAAGTAAAGAAAGTAGTGGTAGGGCAGGAGTATATGGTAAACCGACTGTTAATCGGTCTGTTTACACAAGGACATATACTGTTGGAGGGGGTTCCTGGACTAGCCAAAACCCTAACCGTCAACACACTGGCCAAGGTATTGCATCTTAATTTTCAGCGCATACAATTTACTCCTGATCTTTTGCCAGCTGACCTGATAGGTACAATGATATACAACCAGCAAAAGGCAAATTTTGAAGTAAAAAAGGGGCCTATATTTGCTAACCTGATACTTGCAGATGAGGTAAACCGTTCTCCTGCCAAGGTACAGTCTGCATTGCTGGAGTCTATGCAGGAAAAGCAGGTTACTATCGGAGAAACTACGTATCAGCTGGACCGTCCATTTTTAGTTCTGGCAACCCAAAACCCGGTAGAGCAGGAAGGTACATATCCACTTCCTGAAGCTCAGGTAGACCGTTTCATGATGAAAGTACATGTGGATTACCCCAGCAAAGAAAACGAGCTGGAAGTCATGCGACGCATGTCCAACATGTCTTTCAAGGGAGATCTGCAATCTGTACTTACCAAAGAAGATATTTTTGCGATCCGCGATGAAATTAATGCGGTTACTATCTCCGACTCATTGGAAAAATACATTATTGAGCTGGTCTTTGCGACTCGCTTTCCAGAGCAGTACCAAATGGGCGAAATCGCAAACTATATTCAGTTTGGTGCATCACCAAGGGCTAGTATTAACCTTAATGTAGCTGCTAAAGCTATCGCCTACTTTGATGAACGTGATTATGTACTTCCGGAAGATATTAAGGAAGTAGCTCACGATGTCTTTAATCATAGAATCTTGTTAAACTACGAGGCAGAAGCAGATGGCGTAAGTACATCAGATATCATTAAAAAAATTCTGCATAAAGTACCTATCAATAGGTAGTTTAATATTCGTCAACTCCATATTAATAAAGCTTAAGCCTCTGTAAATCAGGGGCTTTCTTGTTAATATCGTTAACATTAAATTAACACGCTTTTCTCATCCTTAACCATTTGTTAACATTACGGTCGCGATAGGTTAATACTAGTTTGTGAATTTTGCAGGTGTAATTTTTAGCAAGAAACACTACAAAATTCTCTTATGAAAAAACTAACATTGACATTGATGATGGCCCTCCTGGGCGGATCACTTTTTCTAACATCTTGTGAGGATGATGATGATCCATCTCCTGATAATGGTAATGGTGGAGATTCTACTAGTACTACAGTAGAAAAGAGTGGAGAGATTACAGCTAACGAAACTTGGACAAGTGATAAAATATATGAGCTAAATGGCAAAGTTGTAGTAACCGAAAACGTTACGCTAGAAATTGAGCCTGGTACTATCATTAAAGGCCAGGAAGGTTCTGAAGCCAGTGCCTCTGCACTTGTAGTAGCTCGTGGTGGTAAAATTATGGCTGAAGGTACTGCTGATAACCCTATCATTTTTACTTCAGTATTAGATAACATCGCTATCGGAGAGAAAGCAGGGACTAACCTTGACGAAACTGACAACGAAAAATGGGGTGGCCTTATCATCTTAGGAAGAGCTCCTATCTCAGCTGAAAAGGGTGATACAGAAGCTGCTATTGAAGGTCTGCCTGCTGATGCTGGCTATGGTCTGTATGGCGGAGACAATGAAGAGGACGACTCAGGTGTTCTTAAGTATGTATCTATCCGCCATGGTGGTATTCTAATTGGTGATGGTAACGAGATCAATGGTCTAACCCTGGGTGGTGTAGGTTCAGGTACTGTTATTGAAAACGTAGAAGTTTATGCTACTCTAGATGATGGTATTGAGTTCTTCGGTGGTAGTGTGGATGTAAAAAATGCCCTAGTTTACTGGCAGGGAGATGACGGTGTAGACATTGACCAGAACTACAGCGGTACTGTAAACAACTTTGCGGTAATCCATGGCGATGGTGTGGGTACTGACGAAGGACTTGAAATTGACGGACCGGAAGGCTCTACATACACTGACGGTCTATTTACACTTATCAATGGTACTATCATGGGATCTTCTGCTGAAGGTTCTGCAGCTGACATCAAGTCTAAAGCTCAGGGTACTATAGAAAATGTATACTTTAGCGGATATGCAGATGATGCATACATCAAGTTGAGAACTAGCTACGAAGATTTCTGCGGAGACATCAAAGGTGATTCTTATAACAATTACATCGCTGACAGCCCTACTTTAGTAATTAAAAACAGTGCTTTCGCTAATGCTTCTGCTGAAGACGTATTGGTAGAGGTATATACTGCTTCTAAAGTATCTGATGCGGACGATGCTCCTACTTGCGAAATCAAAGATGGTCAGCAAGATGCAGTAGATGCAGTATTAGCTGACGATACTTACGGCAACACCAGAGAAGTTGGAAGCGCAACTGTTGGTGCTGACCTATCAGTATTTGATAACTGGACCATCACATCTATCAAAGGTGGTTTAAACTAATATAGATCATTTCTTAAGTAAGCCCTCTGGTAGGGCTTGCTTTTCCTTTCATTAATATCAATCGTCCATAAAGGCTAAGTAAAGCCTAAAATCTCCCTTCGGAGAAAATCAATCTGCATACGTTCAATCTACAATGAACATGAAAAAAACAATATTATTTCTGTCGCTTGTCCTTACTGGGCTTACTGCATATGCACAGCAAGGTTTTCTTAGAGGAAAAATTATAGATGCCGAAACGGGTGAAGCGCTTATAGGGGCTACCGTATCTGTACCAGGTACAGATAAAGGCGCAGTGGCAGACTTTAATGGTAACTACTCTCTGAAACTAGACCCAGGTACCCACTCAGTACTGTTTCAGTTTGTCTCTTACCAACCCACAACAGTAAGTGATATAGAAATCAAAGCAGACGAAACCACTACCATGGATATAAGTCTGTCTACTGATGTAACAGAACTTGAAGGGGTAGTAATTACTGCAGAGCAGGCTCGTGATACTGAAACTGCCTTACTAACCCTACAAAGAAAATCTGCAAACCTGATGGATGGTATCTCTTCTCAGACTTTTCGTAAGGTAGGAGATAGCGACTTAGGTTCTGCCATGAAAAGAGTAACTGGAGTTTCAGTACAGCAGGGCAAATACGTATATGTGCGTGGACTTGGCGACCGCTACACCAGAACTACCCTGAACGAAATGAGCATTCCCGGTCTGGATCCAGATAATAACTCTGTTCAGATTGACCTCTTCCCAACCAGTACGGTAGAAAACGTAATAGTTTACAAAACATTTACTCCTGATTTAGTAGGAGACTTTTCTGGTGGTATAGTAAATGTGGAAACTAAAGAGTTTCCCGAAGAGAAAGCTACCAGCTTTTCTGTAGGCCTTGGCTTTAACCCTGAGATGAACTTCAATGACGATTTTACGCTCTATAAAGGAGGTAATCTCGACTATCTTGGCATGGACGATGGTACGCGCGAGCTACCCTTTGACAAAAATACCAATATCCCCGACGAAGCACTGGATGATCCTCGTCTGGAGTCCATTACACGTAGCTTTGGAAAGACAATGGCTGCCCAGCCACGTTCCACTTTCTTCAACTCCAGCCTGTCTTTTTCACACGGTAACCAAGTAAATAAAGGAAACTCTACGATCGGTTATAATGCCGTTCTTAATTACAAAAATGAGTTTACTTACTTTGACAATGTCTTCTTTGGAGACTTCCTTAAGAGCAATAATTCTGAAGTAAATCAGCTTCAGCGCTTCTCTCAACGTTCAGGGGTACTTGGACAGCAAAACGTATTGTGGAGCGCATTACTTTCTGGTGCTTTAAAGTTTGAT
This window of the Porifericola rhodea genome carries:
- a CDS encoding DUF368 domain-containing protein; its protein translation is MQKFRNYIQLFFKGVAMGGADVVPGVSGGTIAFITGIYGTLLDAIKSFNLEAVQLLIKFKFKDFWKHINGNFLITLFAGIALSIITLAKLIHLFLEEYPIQLWSFFFGLVIIAAISVSREIGKWSVGAIIAGIMGIGIAYFITLATPAETPTASWFIFLSGAVAICAMILPGISGSFILLILGKYAYILEAVNERDFGVIALFGLGCIVGILSFARVISWLLHKFHDVAVALLAGFMIGSLNKIWPWKEVMQTRINSKGEEVPFITKNIWPTEYLEATGLEPHIWQAAVFMLLGIGIVVFLEQFATRRSRKITSAS
- a CDS encoding SDR family NAD(P)-dependent oxidoreductase, whose translation is MVFVTGATGLIGSFICRKLLTQGYKVKALKRKNSDLQLVKEIEKQIEWVEGDLLNVSELHEYLEEAEEVIHCAAMVSYDSKHEELMKRVNVDSTANLVNASLQRGIKRFVHISSVASIGKDKLSPISTEETQWTEGDKHTSYARSKHQAELEVWRGWAEGLNTVVLNPSLVLGPGDWDKSSTQVFKYIWEENRFYTNGMVNYVDVRDVAKAAVQLLSSPLKGERFIVSAGSTTYKELFDAIADKFEKRPPNVKVKGLMIKLAIMLDKVRTKLTGNVPIVTDELEQVSKNQHTYDNSKIKQVLNFKFRDFEDTLHWCCQQLQS
- a CDS encoding AAA family ATPase, encoding MDKVTDEASKQEHRDKIQQVFTEVKKVVVGQEYMVNRLLIGLFTQGHILLEGVPGLAKTLTVNTLAKVLHLNFQRIQFTPDLLPADLIGTMIYNQQKANFEVKKGPIFANLILADEVNRSPAKVQSALLESMQEKQVTIGETTYQLDRPFLVLATQNPVEQEGTYPLPEAQVDRFMMKVHVDYPSKENELEVMRRMSNMSFKGDLQSVLTKEDIFAIRDEINAVTISDSLEKYIIELVFATRFPEQYQMGEIANYIQFGASPRASINLNVAAKAIAYFDERDYVLPEDIKEVAHDVFNHRILLNYEAEADGVSTSDIIKKILHKVPINR
- a CDS encoding tetratricopeptide repeat protein, coding for MGENYKRREDGDQLAAWFEEQKQNNATQFFDLNVYIDLIEHYVQEDDNIKALEVCRMGIEQYPYSSELLTQTAQVHSNLEDYDKALDALDKASNLQPNDPEILMLRGNILTYSGRHQDAIHEFEHLLSFSAEKDEIYYNMGLAYQNIAEYGKAINCYKNAIEQNIHHEDAMYELAFCLDMTGELEDSLGYYERFINEDPFSQHAWYNMGIVYNKLNEYGKAVQAYEYAIAIDDQFSSAYFNLGNALMNLKEYQRAVDAYVQTYKIEGPSPETYCYLGGAYEKLEQYDKAIKYYQKASGLDEMYDEAWFGIGVSLSKQQKWLEAVHFLNKAIKINGDNAKYWQTLAEAEYQVGNMVSCLDAYQEASLIDPESAQVWLDWSYVYYEQGDYEKALELMMDGLDEVPEEVDLYYYAAAYLICAGKFREAFNFLENALTLDFDRHEILYEFFPKLETQKALFKIIDQYRK
- a CDS encoding phosphosulfolactate synthase encodes the protein MNYTLSQVPERTQKPRVYGYTMAMDKGLSLREVEDFISVAGGYVDIVKLGWATSFVTPNLQDKIELYHSANIPVYFGGTLFEAFVIRNQFEDYRKILDKYGMSFAEVSDGSIDMKHDQKCEYISKLAEQVTVLSEVGSKDAAKIMPPYKWIELMQAELDAGAWKVIGEAREGGNVGLFRSSGEVRSGLVEEILTKIPFESIIWEAPQKEQQVWFIKLLGANVNLGNIAPNEVIPLETIRLGLRGDTFNHFLNQK